TTTCGGTAAATCGCTCTGGCCCGATCGTTCGGCCGAAGCACTGCTTCAAGCAATGGAGCGCGGGTTTTCTGCGCCTTGGACGACGAGCATGGGGCGGCTTTTCGATGCAGCAGCGGCTCTTATGGGAATGCGCAACGTGTGCACGTTCGAAGGACAAGCCGCCATGGAGCTGGAATGGTCTGCCGAGACAAACGCATTCGATTTGCCGGAGCCTTATCCGATTTCACTGTCGGATGGTCCCGTGTGGATTGCGGACCTCGCGCCGCTCGTGCAAAGGCTTTTGGCGCATCGAGCGCGTGGAATGGCCGCATCGGAAATGGCTGCACGCTTCATTTCGAGCGTCGTGGATCTCGGCGTGCGTTATTGCGAGCGAGCGGGGCTACCTCGCGTCGTACTTTCGGGGGGATGTTTTCAAAATGATTTGCTCACGCGAGCGCTCGTGGAGCGCCTTTTGCGCAGAGGGCTGCAACCGCTCTTGCCGGCGCAGGTGCCGATCAATGACGGCGGTATTTCGGCGGGTCAAGTGGCGGTTGCATCTCGCGTGACGATGCATCAAGAAGGTGACTGATGTGTCTGGGTGTGCCTGGTAAAATTCTCGATGTGAAGCAAGGAGACTTGCGGACGGGACGCGTTGCATTCGGCGGTATCGTACGCGACGTGTGCTTGGAATACGTTCCGGAGGCCAGCGAGGGGGATTGGGTGATCGTGCACGTGGGTTTTGCGATTAGCCGGATCGACGAAGCCGAGGCGGCGCGGACGCTGTCGTATCTAGAACAAATGGGCGAGCTCGAAGGCGCTGAGTCATGAAATACGTGGACGAATATCGAGATGAAGCGCTTTGTCGCCGTTATGCCGAGGCGATTGCGGCAAAGCTTAGTCGGCCGTGGCGCATCATGGAGGTTTGCGGCGGACAAACGCATGCGATCGTTCGCTTTGGCATCGACAAACTGCTACCTCCGTCGCTTTCGCTGCTTCATGGGCCGGGTTGTCCGGTGTGCGTGACGCCCATCGAAGTGCTGGATCGGGCGATGGCGATTGCGTCGAGGCCCGAGGTCATTTTCTGTTCGTTTGGGGACATGCTTCGCGTCCCCGGATCGGAGCAGGATTTGTTTGCGGCCAAGAGTGCGGGGGCCGATGTGCGAATGGTGTATTCGCCGCTCGATGCGCTGCAAATTGCCGAGAAACATCCGGACAAGCAGGTGGTGTTTTTCGCGGTGGGTTTCGAAACGACCGCTCCGGCGAATGCAATGGCCATTCGAGAAGCGCATCGTCGCGGCATGCAAAATTTTTCGCTGCTCGTATCGCACGTGCTCGTGCCACCGGCGCTCGAAGCGATTTTATCGGCATCCGAACGAAACGTGGATGCATTTTTGGCAGCAGGTCACGTGTGTGCCGTCATGGGATTCAATGAATATGGGCCGATTGCACAGAAGCATCACGTTCCCATCGTGGTGACGGGATTCGAGCCGGCGGATATTTTGCAGGGCATTTCGATGTGCGTCTCGCAGCTCGAAGAAGGGCGGACCGAGGTCGAAAACCAATATACGAGGGCTGTGCGAAAAGATGGCAATGAATCGGCGCAACGCGTCGTTTCGGAAGTTTTTTGTGTGGTCCCTCGAAAATGGCGCGGTATTGGAGACATTCCGCAAAGTGGTCTCGGGATTCGCGAAAAATACGCTGCATTCGATGCGGAAAAGCGGTTTGCCGTAAGTGACATCGTGGCGGAGGAGCCGGCCGAATGTAAAAGCGGGCTCGTGCTGCAAGGAATTTTGAAGCCGAGCGATTGTCCGGCATTTGGTGTGCGGTGTACGCCCGAAAGGCCGCTCGGGGCCACGATGGTATCGTCCGAAGGGGCGTGCGCAGCTTATTATCGATATCGAAGGGCGGGGCTTTGATGTCCGATCGAAATTTCGATCTGGTTTGTCCGGTCCCCGTTCACCATTCGACGGTGCAGCTCGCGCATGGCGGCGGGGGTAGGCTTTCGCGCGAGATCATCGAGACGGTATTTCGCCCGGCATTCGGGGGACTTTCGCGCACGAATCGGCACGACAGCGCGGTCTTCGAAACGACGGGCAAACGATTGGCCATGACCACCGACGGGTACGTGGTAAAACCCATGTTTTTCCCGGGTGGTGACATTGGCAAATTGGCCATCTGCGGGACGATCAATGATTTGGCCATGGCGGGCGCTTGGCCCAAATATCTGTCGGCATCGTTCGTCATCGAAGAAGGTTTACCATTTGCGGATCTCGAGCGTATTGCATCGTCGATGGGTTCTGCAGCGCACGCCGCGGGGGTCGAAATCGTTACCGGTGATACAAAAGTCGTCGATCGAGGCAAAGGTGATGGTGTATTCGTGACGACGACGGGCATAGGGCTTGTGCCGGACGGCATTACCGTTGGGCCAAACGAGGTTCGTCCGGGCGATGTGGTGCTCGTGAGCGGCGATGTGGGGCGACACGGAATCGCGGTGTTGTCGGCGCGGGAAGGGCTCGTTTTGGAAGGTCCGATCGAAAGCGATTGCGCACCGCTACACGAAATCGTGCGGGCGCTCGTGGAGGCTGGCATCGCGTTGCATTGCATGCGAGATCCGACGCGCGGAGGACTCGCGTCGGTGCTCAATGAAATTGCAATGGATGGAGGCGTCGATATTCAAATTGACGAAAAGGCCGTGCCGGTAAGTGACGTCGTGCGCGGTGCGTGCGAGCTATTTGGGCTCGATCCACTGTACGTCGCGTGCGAGGGGCGCATGGTGGCGTTCGTTCCGGAACGTGATGCCGACCGTGCGCTTTCTGTCATGCGTAATCAGCGCGATGCCGTCGCGGCACAGCGCGTCGGCATTGTGGTCGCAAATGCACCATCGGGTCGCGACGGCCGCGTGACGCTTCGCGGGCGCCTCGGTACGACACGCCTGCTCGATCTTTTCGCGGGCGAACAACTTCCGCGCATTTGTTGATTGGTCGTGGTACCATGGCACGAGCCATGGCAAACTCGCACGAATCGCCAACGTCGTTTTCCATTCATCCGGATGTATTGCTGTCGGCGCTGGACGAAGCGACGGCGCTCGTCGATCGACGCGGGCGTGTGCGGGCGATGAATCCACGCATGGAGGGGTTGTTTGCATCCGACGACATGGCGCGCAGAATACCTTTCACCTCCGTGGATGACGCATGGCGACTGGGATCGGGCGGGCGTGTCGACGAGAGTTTGCGAAGGGCCGTGATTGGAATCGAAGACGTGATTGCGGGAGCGCGCGAGCGATTCGAGACGGATCTGGGCGTGGATGGCGGGCTGCTTTTGGCGATTGCGTGTTCGATCGATGGCGGTCGCGGAACGCTCGTACGAATTCGCATGCGAACGGCCGAAGAGGAACATCGGGCGCGGTGTGTGGAAATCGTCGAAGCGATGCAGCTCGGGCTTTACGTGTATCGGCTCGAAGACACCCAGGACGAGGGGTCATTGCGGTGCGTTTACAGCAATCCCGCGGCGGAAGTGATTACGAATCGGCCCCGATCTCAATTCGTTGGAAATCTCCTCGACGAGATATCGCCCATTCCGAGGCAGTATGGGCTCTTGCGCCAATATGCCCAGGTAGTTTCGGAGAAAGAAACCAAAGAAATCGATTATGTCGTGAGCAATACTGCAACGGGCAAAACGACGCATTATGCCATTCGAGCGTTTCCGCTCTCCGGGCAATGTGTAGGATCGATCTTCGAGGACGTGACGGCTCGGCGATCCGCGGAAGAAGCGATGCGTCGTGAAGTGGCGCTCGTCGAATCGCAATCGGCGCTGCTCGAATTGGTCAGGCAGCTCTCGACGCCGCTCTTGCCATTGGCAGATGGAATCCTTGTAGCGCCGCTCGTCGGGCAAATGGACGAGGCGCGCGGCGCGCATTTCGTGGAATCGCTTCTTGCTGGAATCGAGCGCCACGCGGCCAAAGCCGTGCTCATCGATGTAACGGGCGTGCCATCGATTGACGCGTCGGTGGCCGAGCAGCTTTTGCGGGCGGCCCAAGCGGCCCGATTGCTCGGTACGCGGACGGCGCTCGTGGGGATATCGCCGAGTGTGGCGCGAACGATGGTGGAGATGGGGTTCGACGCGACGGGGCTCGACATGTACGCCGATTTGCGTGCGGGAATGCGTGCGGCCGCGCAGTGGGGCCGGGCGGAGCTGGGCAAGGGGCGCGTGGACCGTCACAAAGCGTGAGCTTTTGCTCGATCGTTGCGTTTTGGTCTTTTCTCGCGCAGGCGATAATGGCATCGTCTATGTTATGCGAAAACTTGCACTGCTCTTCGTTTCTTCGTCTTCTTTGATGTTGGCTTTTGCGGGGCAAGGTTGTGGCTCTTCGACACCTGCCGGTGCGCCCGGCGGTTCGGGGCCTGGAGGTTCCTCAGCCGGGGGATCCGCAGGCATGGGCGGCGACTCCACGTCCAGCGGAATGGCCGGATCGGGCGGCGATATTTTTTTCGATGCGGGTGGGGGCTGCACGGGCAACGAATCGTGTGATGGCGGCGTGTGCACGGGCGGCGTATGTTGCGCAAAGGACCTCGCGTGCGGGAGCGTGTGTTGCGACGCGGGAGAAGTTTGCTCGTTCCAGAAATGCGTCGTACCTGGGGCGACGTGCGCGGATTCGGACGAATGCGGGGCGGCTGAATATTGTGAGTATTCGCTCGGTGAGCCGGGAAATATGGGCAATCCCGATGCCGGATGCATGGGCGGGGCGCAAACGCCGTCGGGCAAGTGTTTACCAAGGCCGCCGGAGTGTGCCCCTGGAATGCCTCCGCCGAAGCCGAACGAGCCGCTCACGTGTCTCGAAGCTTGTCAGTACAAACCACCGGCCGACGCATTCAATCCCGAATTGAAGTTTGCCTGGGGTGGTCAATTGAGCTCGCCATTTACGACGGACGTGATGATGGCGCCCATCGTGCTCGAGCTCGACGACGATGATTGCGACGGAAAAGTAACAGCCAAAGACATCCCTGAAATCATTTTCAGCACGTTCACGGCTGGGAACTACCAGGGAGCCGGTGTACTTCATGCCATTAGCATCGTCGGTGGAAACGTCGTGGAAAAATGGGCGGTTCCAGGAGCGCATCCGACGAAGCAATTGGCTGGTGGGAACATCGACGGGCAACCGGGAAACGAGATCGTGCATTGCAATGAAGGAATGGACGGCGGTGCGCGTGCGCTGCGAGCGGACGGAACGGAGCTTTGGAAGACGCCGCCCATGGGTTGTTTCATGCCGTCGATTGCGGACTTGGACGGGGACGGGCAGGTGGAGGTCATCATCGAGGGCGGGATCCTCGACGGTGCGAC
This genomic window from Polyangiaceae bacterium contains:
- a CDS encoding HypC/HybG/HupF family hydrogenase formation chaperone; the encoded protein is MCLGVPGKILDVKQGDLRTGRVAFGGIVRDVCLEYVPEASEGDWVIVHVGFAISRIDEAEAARTLSYLEQMGELEGAES
- the hypD gene encoding hydrogenase formation protein HypD, whose product is MKYVDEYRDEALCRRYAEAIAAKLSRPWRIMEVCGGQTHAIVRFGIDKLLPPSLSLLHGPGCPVCVTPIEVLDRAMAIASRPEVIFCSFGDMLRVPGSEQDLFAAKSAGADVRMVYSPLDALQIAEKHPDKQVVFFAVGFETTAPANAMAIREAHRRGMQNFSLLVSHVLVPPALEAILSASERNVDAFLAAGHVCAVMGFNEYGPIAQKHHVPIVVTGFEPADILQGISMCVSQLEEGRTEVENQYTRAVRKDGNESAQRVVSEVFCVVPRKWRGIGDIPQSGLGIREKYAAFDAEKRFAVSDIVAEEPAECKSGLVLQGILKPSDCPAFGVRCTPERPLGATMVSSEGACAAYYRYRRAGL
- the hypE gene encoding hydrogenase expression/formation protein HypE, which produces MSDRNFDLVCPVPVHHSTVQLAHGGGGRLSREIIETVFRPAFGGLSRTNRHDSAVFETTGKRLAMTTDGYVVKPMFFPGGDIGKLAICGTINDLAMAGAWPKYLSASFVIEEGLPFADLERIASSMGSAAHAAGVEIVTGDTKVVDRGKGDGVFVTTTGIGLVPDGITVGPNEVRPGDVVLVSGDVGRHGIAVLSAREGLVLEGPIESDCAPLHEIVRALVEAGIALHCMRDPTRGGLASVLNEIAMDGGVDIQIDEKAVPVSDVVRGACELFGLDPLYVACEGRMVAFVPERDADRALSVMRNQRDAVAAQRVGIVVANAPSGRDGRVTLRGRLGTTRLLDLFAGEQLPRIC
- a CDS encoding PAS domain-containing protein, whose protein sequence is MANSHESPTSFSIHPDVLLSALDEATALVDRRGRVRAMNPRMEGLFASDDMARRIPFTSVDDAWRLGSGGRVDESLRRAVIGIEDVIAGARERFETDLGVDGGLLLAIACSIDGGRGTLVRIRMRTAEEEHRARCVEIVEAMQLGLYVYRLEDTQDEGSLRCVYSNPAAEVITNRPRSQFVGNLLDEISPIPRQYGLLRQYAQVVSEKETKEIDYVVSNTATGKTTHYAIRAFPLSGQCVGSIFEDVTARRSAEEAMRREVALVESQSALLELVRQLSTPLLPLADGILVAPLVGQMDEARGAHFVESLLAGIERHAAKAVLIDVTGVPSIDASVAEQLLRAAQAARLLGTRTALVGISPSVARTMVEMGFDATGLDMYADLRAGMRAAAQWGRAELGKGRVDRHKA